ACAGGTCTTAAAATAGAAAATATTCATTACATTGTAGGAACTGGTTACGGACGAGTAAACGTTCCTTTTGCTCACAAAGCGATAACAGAGATAGCTTGTCATGCTAGAGGCGCTAATTTTATGTACGGCAATACTGTAAGAACAGTGCTGGACATGGGTGGGCAGGATTGCAAGGCGATACGCTGTGATGAGCGGGGCAAGGTAACTGCATTCCTTATGAACGATAAATGCGCTGCCGGCACAGGTAGAGGTATGGAAGTATTTGCAGACCTATTAGCTGTGCCTATCGAAGAGGTTGGTAAACTTTCATTAGAAGTCGAAATAGAGCCTCCGCCGGTAAGCAGTACTTGTGTAGTATTCGCAAAATCAGAGGCTACCGGGCTACTACGCGAAGGATGGCCTAAAAGCAAAGTACTGGCTGCATATTGCTCGGCAATGGCTCATAGAATATTTACATTGCTAGAGCGCGTGGGCGTAGAAAAAGATTTTGCTATTACTGGTGGCATTGCTAAAAACGAGGGCGTTGTAAAAAGATTAGAAAACGAACTAGGCATCAAGGCACTTACACCGAATTTTGATACTCAGATCGTAGGAGCTGTTGGTGGAGCGCTTTTCGCAAAGGCTCTATTCGAAAAAGCGCAGAAAGCTACATAAAAAGTGAGAAAAATATGTTGGCTAACTACGGCTACAAAGACGGCTCCGGAGAGTATTTCATTACTATCGATACAGATAAGTGCGACGGATGCGGTAAGTGTGTAGAAGCATGCCCTTACGGTGTTATGGTAGTAGGACCTGATGAAAACGACCCTCTCCGAGAAGAGCCTGTAGCACTAGTAAAGTTAGAAGAACGCAAGAAAATCAAATATACTTGCGCACCTTGCAAGCCCACGAGTGGCGAAAGGAAGTTGCCGTGCATACTGGCTTGCGAACGAGGAGCGATTACGCACTCTTGGTAGCGATTGGAACAATTAAGCAGGTGTAAGAAGCTAAAATGAAAAAAATGATAACACTGACTATTGACGATGTAGAGGTCAAAGTTGAGGAAAGTTCAACTGTACTAGACGCTGCTAAGAGCGTGGGTATATACATTCCAGCACTTTGCGCCCATCCTAACTTACCACCTGCAATTGGCATGAAGCCAGGCAATGCTATTTATCGCGGTAACGAGCTGGTCAGAAACTCTTTTCCCAAAGAGTTTGAAGGTTGTAAGCTTTGCGTAGTTGAGATTGAAGGTGCGCAAACCACTTCACTTGCATGCAATACTTTCGTTACTGAGGGAATGGTTGTCCACACTAACACTCCACGCCTCAAAGAGCTAAGACGCGATAACTTAGCACAAATTCTTGCTAACCATCCTCACGCATGCTTGACTTGCGCTGAGCGTGAAGGCTGTAGCAGAGAGCCCTGCTCGCTTAATGTGCCTGTAAACGAGCGCTGCTGCCCTAAGCTTGGTAGGTGCGAGCTACAAAAGGTTGCTGAGTACATTGGAATCAAACCAGAGCTTACCCGATACCAGTCCAGAGGGCTTCCGAGCTTGAAAGATGAGCCTTTATTTGAACGCGACTATAATTTATGCATAGGGTGCTTGCGTTGTGTTAGAGTATGCAAGGATATACGAGGAGTAGGCGCGCTCGACTTCGTTTGGAATGGTAGCGAGTTTGTTGTAGGTACTATTTCAAGCGCTTCTCTTAAAGATTCTGATTGCAAGTTCTGTGGCGCATGCGTTGAGGTTTGCCCTACCGGCGCGTTGACAGATAAGAAAATAATGATGCTGGCCGAACGTGAAAAAGAGCTAGTTCCATGTAGCAACGCCTGTCCCGCAGGTATAGATGTTCCGCGCTACGTTAGGCTTATCAAGAAAGAAAAGTTTGCTGAGGCATATAATGTGATTCGAGAGAAAGTGCCATTTCCTTCTGTACTTGGAAGAGTTTGCCACAGACCTTGTGAGAGTGAATGTAGGCGTAGCGAACTGAACGAGCCTATAGCTGTACGTGAGCTCAAGCGCTTTGTTACGGAGCAAGCTGAAGGAGCAAAAGTGATTAAAAAGCGCGCGCCAACTGGAAAGAAAGTAGCTGTTGTAGGCTCCGGTCCGGCAGGACTGACTGCAAGTTACTATCTTGCAGAGAAAGGATATGATGTTACTGTCTTTGAATCTTTACCTGTTGCGGGGGGTGCGCTTGCCGTATG
This portion of the Candidatus Thermoplasmatota archaeon genome encodes:
- a CDS encoding acyl-CoA dehydratase activase; this encodes TGLKIENIHYIVGTGYGRVNVPFAHKAITEIACHARGANFMYGNTVRTVLDMGGQDCKAIRCDERGKVTAFLMNDKCAAGTGRGMEVFADLLAVPIEEVGKLSLEVEIEPPPVSSTCVVFAKSEATGLLREGWPKSKVLAAYCSAMAHRIFTLLERVGVEKDFAITGGIAKNEGVVKRLENELGIKALTPNFDTQIVGAVGGALFAKALFEKAQKAT
- a CDS encoding 4Fe-4S binding protein encodes the protein MLANYGYKDGSGEYFITIDTDKCDGCGKCVEACPYGVMVVGPDENDPLREEPVALVKLEERKKIKYTCAPCKPTSGERKLPCILACERGAITHSW
- a CDS encoding FAD-dependent oxidoreductase; the protein is MKKMITLTIDDVEVKVEESSTVLDAAKSVGIYIPALCAHPNLPPAIGMKPGNAIYRGNELVRNSFPKEFEGCKLCVVEIEGAQTTSLACNTFVTEGMVVHTNTPRLKELRRDNLAQILANHPHACLTCAEREGCSREPCSLNVPVNERCCPKLGRCELQKVAEYIGIKPELTRYQSRGLPSLKDEPLFERDYNLCIGCLRCVRVCKDIRGVGALDFVWNGSEFVVGTISSASLKDSDCKFCGACVEVCPTGALTDKKIMMLAEREKELVPCSNACPAGIDVPRYVRLIKKEKFAEAYNVIREKVPFPSVLGRVCHRPCESECRRSELNEPIAVRELKRFVTEQAEGAKVIKKRAPTGKKVAVVGSGPAGLTASYYLAEKGYDVTVFESLPVAGGALAVCIPEYRLPKEILDIDIQNIRNAGVKIKTNVTVGNDVLFDDILKEYKAVFIATGAHKSLKLDIPNENADGVLYAMEFLKDANLKKKIKIGKRVGVIGGGNA